One window of Sphingomonas sp. KC8 genomic DNA carries:
- a CDS encoding nuclear transport factor 2 family protein produces the protein MAYTLQQLSDFEDIRTLKHRYFRAIDTADMALLSNMFTDDITVEYRGGAYKVKLAGRENMLEFLANSFNSDCAAMHQGHQPEITLTGEDTAEGIWYLEDIFVNVALRTRTHGTAIYRDEYRRVDGQWKLSRTEYDRVVEFVDPFPDNVKIESHLLATAGRKPEERGDISHLISWAA, from the coding sequence ATGGCCTACACGCTGCAACAGCTTTCGGATTTCGAAGATATCCGCACCCTCAAGCACCGCTATTTCCGCGCCATCGACACCGCCGACATGGCCTTGCTCAGCAACATGTTCACCGATGACATCACGGTCGAATATCGTGGTGGCGCCTATAAGGTGAAACTGGCCGGCCGCGAAAACATGCTCGAATTCCTCGCCAATTCGTTCAATTCGGATTGTGCGGCGATGCATCAGGGCCACCAGCCCGAAATCACCCTGACGGGCGAGGATACCGCCGAAGGCATCTGGTATCTCGAGGACATCTTCGTCAACGTCGCGCTGCGCACCCGCACCCACGGCACCGCCATCTATCGCGATGAATATCGCCGGGTGGACGGCCAGTGGAAGCTGTCGCGCACCGAATATGATCGTGTCGTCGAATTCGTCGATCCGTTCCCGGACAATGTCAAAATCGAATCGCACCTGCTCGCCACCGCCGGCCGCAAGCCGGAAGAGCGCGGCGACATTTCGCACCTCATTTCCTGGGCAGCCTGA
- the fumC gene encoding class II fumarate hydratase yields the protein MADNRTESDSIGLIDVPADAYWGAQTQRSIENFPFGAAERMPIGIIHALAIVKRAAARVNRAHGLAPEIADAIEAAAGEIVDGRLDDQFPLVIWQTGSGTQSNMNVNEVIAGRANERLTGVRGGKNPVHPNDDVNRGQSSNDTFPTALHIAAALAVHRALLPALDRLFAALDAKAAEWADIVKIGRTHLQDATPLTLGQEFSGYAHQLYRCRRRIEPAVEQGMCLLAQGGTAVGTGLNAPAGFAEAVAAAIAANTGLPFATAPNKFEALAGNEPLVHLSGTLATLAVALTKIANDIRLLGSGPRSGLGELDLPANEPGSSIMPGKVNPTQCEMLTMVAAQVIGNHQAITVGGLQGHLELNVFKPMIGANVLRSIDLLAIAMDSFAQRCIDDLKANRPRIAELVDRSLMLVTALAPEIGYDAAATIAKHAHAHGLTLREAGLALGLVDAATFDRVVRPEAMIGGV from the coding sequence ATGGCCGATAATCGCACCGAAAGTGACAGCATCGGCCTGATCGATGTGCCCGCTGACGCTTATTGGGGCGCGCAGACGCAACGATCGATCGAAAACTTCCCGTTCGGTGCAGCGGAACGGATGCCGATCGGCATCATCCATGCGCTCGCGATCGTGAAACGCGCGGCCGCGCGCGTAAACCGCGCCCATGGCCTTGCCCCCGAAATCGCCGATGCGATCGAAGCCGCCGCCGGTGAAATCGTCGACGGCCGGCTCGACGACCAGTTTCCGCTCGTTATCTGGCAAACCGGTTCGGGCACCCAATCCAACATGAACGTCAACGAAGTGATCGCCGGTCGCGCGAATGAACGGCTGACCGGCGTTCGCGGTGGCAAAAACCCGGTCCATCCCAATGACGACGTGAATCGCGGCCAATCATCGAACGATACGTTTCCCACCGCGCTCCACATCGCCGCCGCCCTTGCGGTTCATCGGGCGCTGTTGCCCGCGCTCGATCGGCTGTTTGCGGCACTGGATGCAAAGGCCGCCGAATGGGCCGATATCGTCAAGATCGGGCGCACCCATTTGCAGGATGCGACGCCGCTCACCCTCGGCCAGGAATTTTCGGGCTACGCCCACCAGCTTTACCGGTGTCGCCGCCGTATCGAACCGGCGGTCGAACAGGGCATGTGCCTGCTGGCGCAGGGCGGCACGGCGGTTGGCACCGGCCTCAACGCTCCCGCTGGCTTTGCCGAAGCGGTCGCCGCCGCCATCGCCGCCAATACCGGCCTGCCCTTCGCCACCGCGCCCAACAAATTCGAAGCGCTGGCGGGCAACGAACCGCTCGTTCACCTGTCGGGCACACTCGCCACGCTGGCCGTGGCCCTCACCAAGATCGCCAACGATATCCGCCTGCTCGGTTCCGGCCCCCGTTCCGGGCTTGGCGAACTGGATCTGCCTGCTAACGAACCCGGCAGTTCGATCATGCCCGGCAAGGTCAACCCCACCCAGTGCGAGATGCTGACGATGGTGGCGGCACAAGTGATCGGCAATCATCAGGCGATCACCGTCGGCGGGCTGCAGGGGCACCTCGAACTCAACGTGTTCAAGCCGATGATCGGTGCCAATGTGCTGCGGTCGATCGATCTGCTGGCAATCGCGATGGACAGTTTCGCGCAACGTTGCATCGACGATCTCAAGGCCAATCGACCACGCATCGCCGAACTTGTCGATCGATCGCTGATGCTGGTGACCGCGCTTGCGCCCGAGATCGGCTATGATGCCGCCGCGACGATCGCCAAGCATGCCCACGCGCATGGCCTCACGTTGCGCGAAGCCGGCCTTGCGCTCGGCCTGGTCGATGCCGCCACGTTCGATCGCGTCGTCCGGCCCGAAGCGATGATCGGTGGAGTTTAA
- a CDS encoding GGDEF domain-containing protein, whose product MTDMTEARRVWDGIGELLFAHHLEPTLPNIDLCRRYVIGADEALVRSIDEAMARNGGLTPATMASLVALHSRAIATDDIIRFAQETRGKADEAAAAMGEAHGDTRRFATALEAGASTLATGHGPEAAIADLLVETRLMTERAKAAEERIRKSAVEIDELRARLAEASLTANSDPLTGLPNRRALEQRLRSAFDSARTGRSTFSLAICDIDHFKRINDTHGHPIGDQVIKLIASSLSKVGSDNLFVARYGGEEFVVVFDGTEPDAALDQLDQIRATVAARQVTLRQTGEILGRVTFSSGIAGMRGRRDTSAMLKAADEALYRAKHEGRNRICLAN is encoded by the coding sequence ATGACGGACATGACCGAAGCGCGGCGGGTGTGGGACGGGATCGGCGAATTGCTGTTCGCCCACCATCTGGAACCGACGCTGCCGAATATCGATCTGTGCCGCCGTTATGTGATCGGCGCCGATGAGGCGCTGGTCCGCAGCATCGACGAGGCGATGGCCCGCAACGGCGGGCTGACGCCTGCGACGATGGCCAGCCTGGTCGCGCTGCATAGCCGCGCGATCGCCACCGATGACATCATCCGTTTCGCACAGGAAACACGCGGCAAGGCCGATGAGGCCGCCGCCGCCATGGGTGAGGCGCATGGCGATACGCGGCGCTTTGCCACGGCGCTGGAGGCCGGCGCATCGACGCTGGCGACGGGCCACGGCCCCGAAGCGGCGATTGCGGATCTTTTGGTCGAAACCCGACTGATGACCGAGCGCGCCAAGGCCGCCGAAGAACGCATTCGCAAATCCGCGGTCGAGATTGACGAACTGCGCGCCCGACTGGCCGAAGCATCGCTGACCGCCAACAGCGACCCGCTGACCGGCCTGCCCAATCGCCGCGCGCTGGAACAGCGGTTGCGCAGCGCTTTCGATAGCGCCCGGACGGGGCGGAGCACCTTTTCGCTGGCGATCTGCGACATCGATCATTTCAAGCGGATCAATGATACGCACGGCCACCCGATCGGTGATCAGGTGATCAAGCTGATCGCGTCGTCGCTGTCCAAGGTGGGATCGGACAATCTGTTCGTCGCGCGCTATGGCGGCGAGGAGTTCGTGGTCGTGTTCGATGGGACGGAACCGGATGCGGCGCTCGACCAGCTCGACCAGATTCGCGCAACGGTCGCCGCGCGGCAGGTGACGCTGCGTCAGACCGGCGAGATTCTCGGCCGCGTGACATTTTCGTCGGGAATCGCCGGGATGCGGGGCCGCCGCGATACATCGGCGATGCTGAAGGCGGCCGATGAAGCGCTGTACCGCGCCAAACATGAAGGCCGCAATCGGATCTGCCTGGCCAATTAA
- the rlmN gene encoding 23S rRNA (adenine(2503)-C(2))-methyltransferase RlmN, protein MNAPMQIPGGIDPVPVPRAQVPRADGRTDLIGLTRDQLRALLADAGLEPKQAKLRAKQLWHWIYNRGATTFAVMTDIAKTMHPWLDERFVIGRPEVVQAQVSSDGTRKWLLRSDDGQDYEMVFIPDADRGTLCVSSQVGCTLNCRFCHTGTMKLVRNLTAGEIVGQVMLARDSLGEWPSQPEGRMLTNIVMMGMGEPLYNFDNVRDALSLVMDGDGLALSKRRITLSTSGVVPMMEKAGKEIGVNLAVSLHAVTKEIRDEIVPINRKYGIEELLAACAAYPGANNARRITFEYVMLKDKNDSDADARELVRLIRHYKLPAKVNLIPFNPWPGVPYECSSDERIARFSDIIFKAGISAPVRQPRGRDIMAACGQLKSAAEKISRAELDRRAEEKQAALG, encoded by the coding sequence ATGAACGCCCCCATGCAGATTCCCGGCGGCATCGATCCGGTGCCGGTTCCTCGCGCGCAGGTGCCGCGCGCCGACGGCCGTACCGACCTGATCGGCCTGACCCGCGACCAGCTTCGCGCGTTGCTGGCCGATGCTGGGCTGGAGCCGAAGCAGGCGAAATTGCGGGCGAAACAGCTGTGGCACTGGATCTATAATCGCGGGGCGACCACCTTCGCGGTGATGACCGATATCGCCAAGACGATGCACCCGTGGCTGGACGAACGCTTCGTCATCGGCCGGCCCGAAGTGGTGCAGGCGCAGGTTTCGTCGGACGGGACGCGCAAATGGCTGCTGCGGTCGGACGATGGCCAGGATTATGAAATGGTCTTCATCCCCGATGCCGATCGGGGAACGCTGTGCGTATCGAGCCAGGTGGGCTGCACGCTCAACTGCCGTTTCTGTCACACCGGCACGATGAAGCTGGTCCGCAACCTGACCGCGGGCGAAATCGTCGGCCAGGTGATGCTGGCGCGTGACAGCTTGGGCGAATGGCCGAGCCAGCCCGAAGGCCGGATGCTCACCAACATCGTGATGATGGGCATGGGTGAGCCGCTGTATAATTTCGACAATGTCCGCGACGCGCTGAGCCTGGTGATGGACGGCGACGGGCTGGCCTTGTCCAAGCGCCGCATCACGCTTTCCACGTCGGGCGTGGTGCCGATGATGGAGAAAGCGGGCAAGGAAATCGGCGTCAACCTTGCCGTCTCGCTCCATGCGGTGACCAAGGAGATTCGCGACGAGATCGTCCCGATCAACCGCAAATACGGCATCGAGGAATTGCTGGCGGCGTGCGCTGCCTATCCGGGCGCGAACAATGCCCGGCGCATCACGTTCGAATATGTGATGCTGAAAGACAAGAATGACAGCGATGCCGATGCGCGCGAACTCGTTCGCCTGATCCGCCATTACAAGCTGCCGGCCAAGGTGAACCTGATTCCGTTCAACCCGTGGCCGGGCGTGCCGTACGAATGTTCGTCCGACGAACGGATCGCGCGATTCTCCGACATCATCTTCAAGGCGGGTATTTCGGCGCCGGTGCGCCAGCCGCGCGGACGCGACATCATGGCCGCGTGCGGGCAGCTGAAATCGGCGGCCGAAAAGATCAGCCGCGCCGAACTGGACCGGCGCGCGGAGGAAAAACAGGCCGCGCTCGGCTAG
- a CDS encoding SspB family protein, with amino-acid sequence MSDTPPESLIPYDEIVQEALRAVVGRVLGEVEANGGLPGQHHFYITFKTGAPGVDIPRHLTERFPDEMTIVIQNRFWDLKVRPDAFEVGLSFNQVASKLIIPFAAVTGFVDPAVNFALQFQAQVEDEDDLQETGAAGNDPPVAAPIEDGSNVVSVDFTRKK; translated from the coding sequence ATGAGCGACACCCCGCCCGAGAGTTTGATTCCCTATGACGAGATCGTCCAGGAGGCATTGCGCGCCGTTGTCGGCCGCGTGCTGGGCGAGGTCGAGGCGAATGGCGGCCTGCCCGGCCAGCACCATTTCTACATCACGTTCAAGACGGGTGCGCCCGGGGTGGATATCCCCCGGCACCTGACCGAACGTTTCCCGGATGAAATGACGATCGTCATCCAGAATCGCTTCTGGGATCTCAAGGTCCGCCCCGATGCGTTCGAAGTCGGCCTGTCGTTCAACCAGGTCGCGTCGAAGCTGATCATCCCCTTCGCGGCGGTGACCGGCTTTGTCGATCCGGCGGTAAATTTCGCCCTGCAATTCCAGGCGCAGGTCGAGGATGAGGACGATCTTCAGGAAACCGGGGCTGCGGGCAACGATCCCCCGGTCGCCGCGCCGATCGAAGATGGTTCGAACGTCGTGTCGGTGGATTTCACCCGCAAGAAATAA
- the gyrB gene encoding DNA topoisomerase (ATP-hydrolyzing) subunit B encodes MASEPQNTSSQNDYGADSIKVLKGLDAVRKRPGMYIGDTDDGSGLHHMVFEVSDNAIDEALAGHCDRILITLNPDGSVSVEDNGRGIPTGIHAEEGVSAAEVIMTQLHAGGKFDNTSDSNAYKVSGGLHGVGVSVVNALSDFLDLTIWRDGEEHYMRFARGDAVAPLKVVGPSNGKKGTRVTFLPSTDTFKNVNEFDFDKLEHRYRELAFLNSGVRLFLIDARHAEKKEVELFYEGGIAAFVKYLDRAKTPLMPDPVAISGNRDDVGIDVALEWNDSYYEQVLCFTNNIPQRDGGTHLAAFRAALTRTLNAYADKSGMLKKEKVSLTGDDMREGLTAIVSVKLPDPKFSSQTKDKLVSSEVRQPLEALMADKLADWLEENPGHARSIIQKVIDAAAAREAAKRARELTRRKGVMDIASLPGKLADCQERDPAKSELYLVEGDSAGGSAKQGRDRNYQAILPLKGKILNVERARFDRMLSSKEIGTLIQALGTGIGRDDFNIEKLRYHKIVIMTDADVDGAHIRTLLLTFFYRQMPEIIEKGHLFIAQPPLYKVAKGRSEVYLKDNSALDEYLVDAGLGSMVLEGAGGARSGEDLRALIDHARRMRTLMGYVPRRYDPAIIEGLALTGALDPAGGQDAHEAAAARVAAWLGRADVEASWTGTATSDGGYHLVRLWRGVSDHHVVDGAFVMSQEARKLHALAAEQAETYAAIARIVAVKAGEKAVETDDGDEPVIDTRGKLVSRPSELLDAIFAAGRKGLAISRYKGLGEMNAEQLWETTLDPANRSMLQVEVAQADVADEIFTRLMGDIVEPRREFIQENALSVANLDV; translated from the coding sequence ATGGCTAGCGAACCTCAGAACACCTCTTCCCAGAACGATTATGGCGCCGATTCGATCAAGGTCCTGAAGGGCCTTGATGCGGTGCGCAAACGCCCCGGCATGTATATCGGCGACACCGATGACGGTTCGGGCCTGCACCACATGGTGTTCGAGGTGTCCGACAACGCGATCGACGAGGCGCTGGCCGGCCATTGCGACCGGATTCTGATCACGCTGAATCCCGATGGTTCGGTTTCCGTCGAAGATAATGGGCGCGGCATTCCGACCGGCATCCATGCCGAGGAAGGCGTTTCGGCGGCCGAAGTCATCATGACCCAGCTTCATGCCGGCGGGAAATTCGACAACACGTCGGATTCGAACGCGTACAAGGTTTCGGGCGGTCTCCACGGCGTCGGCGTGTCGGTGGTCAACGCGCTCAGCGATTTCCTGGATCTCACCATCTGGCGCGATGGCGAGGAGCATTACATGCGGTTCGCACGGGGCGATGCGGTCGCCCCGCTCAAGGTGGTCGGGCCATCGAACGGCAAGAAGGGCACCCGCGTCACCTTCCTGCCGTCCACCGACACGTTCAAGAACGTCAACGAGTTCGATTTCGACAAGCTGGAACACCGGTATCGCGAACTGGCCTTCCTCAATTCGGGGGTGCGCCTGTTCCTGATCGACGCACGCCATGCCGAGAAGAAGGAGGTCGAGCTGTTCTATGAAGGCGGGATCGCCGCCTTCGTGAAATATCTCGATCGCGCCAAGACGCCGCTGATGCCCGATCCCGTTGCCATTTCCGGCAATCGTGACGATGTCGGCATCGACGTCGCGCTGGAATGGAATGATAGCTATTATGAGCAGGTTCTCTGCTTCACCAACAATATCCCGCAGCGCGATGGCGGCACGCACCTTGCGGCATTCCGCGCGGCGCTGACCCGCACGCTCAACGCCTATGCCGACAAGTCCGGCATGCTCAAGAAAGAAAAGGTCAGCCTGACCGGCGATGACATGCGCGAAGGGCTGACCGCGATCGTATCGGTCAAGCTGCCCGATCCGAAATTTTCAAGCCAGACCAAGGACAAGCTGGTTTCATCCGAAGTGCGCCAGCCGCTGGAAGCGCTGATGGCGGACAAGCTGGCCGACTGGCTGGAGGAAAATCCCGGCCATGCCCGTTCGATCATCCAGAAGGTGATCGATGCGGCAGCTGCGCGCGAAGCGGCCAAGCGCGCCCGCGAACTCACCCGGCGCAAGGGCGTGATGGATATCGCGTCGCTGCCCGGCAAGCTGGCCGATTGCCAGGAACGCGATCCCGCCAAATCCGAACTGTATCTGGTCGAAGGGGATTCGGCCGGTGGATCGGCCAAGCAGGGGCGCGACCGCAATTATCAGGCGATCCTGCCGCTGAAGGGCAAGATCCTCAACGTCGAACGCGCGCGGTTCGATCGCATGCTGTCGTCCAAGGAAATCGGCACGCTGATCCAGGCGCTGGGCACCGGCATTGGCCGCGACGATTTCAACATCGAAAAGCTGCGCTACCACAAGATCGTCATCATGACGGACGCCGACGTCGACGGCGCCCATATCCGCACCTTGCTCTTGACCTTCTTCTACCGGCAGATGCCCGAGATCATCGAGAAGGGGCACCTCTTCATCGCGCAGCCGCCGCTGTACAAGGTCGCCAAGGGGCGGTCGGAAGTCTATCTCAAGGATAATAGCGCGCTCGATGAGTATCTGGTCGATGCCGGTCTGGGTTCGATGGTGCTGGAAGGCGCCGGCGGCGCGCGTTCGGGCGAAGATCTGCGCGCCCTGATCGATCATGCACGGCGGATGCGCACGCTGATGGGCTATGTGCCGCGCCGCTATGACCCGGCGATCATCGAAGGGCTGGCGCTGACCGGCGCACTCGACCCGGCTGGTGGACAGGATGCCCACGAAGCGGCCGCTGCGCGGGTGGCGGCATGGCTTGGCCGGGCGGACGTGGAAGCCAGCTGGACCGGGACCGCAACGTCGGACGGCGGCTATCACCTCGTCCGGCTGTGGCGCGGGGTGAGCGATCACCATGTCGTCGACGGGGCGTTCGTGATGTCGCAGGAAGCGCGCAAGCTGCATGCGCTGGCGGCAGAACAGGCGGAAACCTATGCGGCGATCGCCCGGATCGTGGCGGTCAAGGCGGGGGAAAAGGCCGTCGAGACGGACGATGGCGACGAACCGGTGATCGATACGCGCGGCAAGCTCGTCAGCCGCCCGTCCGAACTGCTCGATGCGATTTTCGCGGCCGGGCGCAAGGGCCTGGCGATCAGCCGCTACAAGGGTCTTGGCGAAATGAACGCCGAACAATTGTGGGAAACGACGCTCGATCCGGCCAACCGTTCGATGCTGCAGGTCGAAGTGGCGCAGGCCGATGTCGCCGACGAGATCTTCACCCGCCTGATGGGCGACATCGTTGAACCGCGTCGCGAATTCATCCAGGAAAATGCGCTGTCGGTTGCCAATCTCGACGTTTGA
- the recF gene encoding DNA replication/repair protein RecF (All proteins in this family for which functions are known are DNA-binding proteins that assist the filamentation of RecA onto DNA for the initiation of recombination or recombinational repair.): protein MAVVRLALTDFRSYAQADIACGQGLVVLTGENGAGKTNILEAISLLAPGRGLRGAALSTMARGDGPGGFAVAARLMGDVDIGTGTLATAPERRQVRINGATGSANALSEWLSVLWLTPAMDRLFVDPPSGRRRFLDRLALALEPGHATHAARYDAAMRARNRLLGDARESGRSADPAWLASLEVAMVEHGAALAAARARTVAALGDRLAAQVEGPFARAGLALDGWAFADADGYRAELAAGRARDAAAGRTLAGPHRSDLAVRHLGKGQPAERASTGEQKALLLGIILAHADLVAERVGRRPVLLLDEVAAHLDPLRRAALFARLEAGGGQVWMTGTEPALFAETPAHTQRLTIAAGAVNGA, encoded by the coding sequence ATGGCCGTCGTCCGCCTCGCGCTTACCGATTTTCGTTCCTACGCCCAGGCGGATATCGCCTGCGGGCAGGGCCTGGTTGTGCTGACCGGCGAAAATGGCGCAGGCAAGACCAATATCCTTGAGGCGATATCGCTGCTGGCACCGGGCCGCGGATTGCGCGGGGCCGCGCTGTCGACCATGGCGCGCGGCGACGGGCCGGGCGGGTTTGCGGTCGCGGCGCGCCTGATGGGCGACGTCGATATCGGCACCGGCACGCTGGCCACGGCCCCGGAACGACGGCAGGTGCGGATCAACGGCGCGACAGGATCGGCCAATGCGCTGTCCGAATGGCTGTCGGTGCTGTGGCTGACCCCGGCGATGGACCGGCTGTTCGTCGATCCGCCGAGTGGCCGGCGGCGCTTCCTCGATCGGCTGGCGCTGGCGCTGGAGCCGGGCCATGCCACCCATGCCGCGCGCTATGACGCGGCGATGCGCGCGCGCAACCGGCTGCTGGGCGACGCGCGGGAAAGTGGGCGGAGCGCCGATCCGGCGTGGCTGGCTTCGCTGGAAGTGGCGATGGTGGAGCATGGCGCGGCGCTGGCGGCGGCGCGTGCACGCACGGTCGCGGCGCTGGGCGATCGGCTGGCGGCGCAGGTGGAGGGGCCATTTGCACGGGCGGGGCTTGCGCTCGATGGATGGGCTTTTGCCGATGCCGACGGGTATCGGGCCGAACTGGCGGCGGGCCGCGCGCGCGATGCCGCCGCCGGGCGGACGCTGGCCGGCCCGCACCGCAGCGACCTGGCCGTCCGCCATCTTGGCAAGGGGCAGCCGGCGGAACGCGCATCGACGGGAGAACAAAAGGCACTGCTGCTTGGCATTATCCTCGCCCATGCCGATCTGGTGGCCGAGCGTGTCGGCCGCCGGCCGGTGCTGCTGCTGGACGAGGTGGCGGCGCATCTCGATCCCTTGCGCCGCGCGGCACTGTTCGCGCGGCTGGAGGCCGGTGGCGGCCAGGTGTGGATGACCGGAACGGAACCCGCGCTGTTTGCCGAGACACCGGCACACACCCAGCGGCTGACCATCGCCGCCGGGGCGGTAAACGGGGCCTGA
- the rpoN gene encoding RNA polymerase factor sigma-54 codes for MGLGPRLDLRQSQSLVMTPQLQQAIKLLALSNLEIEAFIAEEVEKNPLLEGGVTENDRGPEMSADDVREAAPDFADSGGGDGDAPDEPVTADRLMETGDAGTDAPLDVDYDAEVFQHDSASDSQRGLDGGLGLDGGPSGGGFSEDGPDFSAMAGEVSLQDHLLAQAGSCLSGSDLAIAGIIIDLIDEAGYFTGSPLELAQRLGAPLVQIEHVLGVIQTFEPTGVGARTLAECIALQAREADRYDPAMAKLIANLDLLARGALPQLRRMCGVDEEDMADMIRELRSYDPKPGQRFGSARIQPVTPDLFVKQMRGGWAIELNSATLPRVLLNRSYYVELANGPQDKASKAWLADCLASANWLVKALDQRARTILKVATELVQQQEAFFTQGVEHLRPLTLKTVADAIGMHESTVSRVTSNKYLSCDRGLFELKYFFTSAIQAADGGDAVSAEAVKSHIAKLIAAEGDDILSDDKLVDLLKGRGFDIARRTVAKYREALGLGSSVQRRRQRALSQHAA; via the coding sequence ATGGGGCTGGGGCCACGTCTGGACCTGCGCCAGAGCCAGTCGCTCGTCATGACGCCGCAGCTCCAGCAGGCGATCAAGTTGCTGGCGCTTTCCAACCTCGAAATCGAAGCCTTCATCGCCGAGGAGGTGGAAAAGAATCCGCTGCTGGAAGGCGGCGTCACCGAAAATGATCGCGGCCCGGAAATGTCGGCCGATGATGTGCGCGAGGCTGCCCCCGATTTTGCCGACAGCGGCGGCGGCGATGGCGATGCGCCGGACGAACCGGTGACGGCCGACCGGCTGATGGAAACGGGCGACGCCGGCACGGACGCGCCGCTCGACGTCGATTATGACGCCGAGGTGTTCCAGCATGACAGCGCGAGCGATTCGCAACGCGGACTGGACGGCGGCCTCGGGCTGGATGGCGGGCCGTCCGGCGGTGGTTTTTCGGAAGATGGACCCGATTTTTCGGCAATGGCGGGCGAAGTTTCGCTGCAGGATCATCTGCTGGCGCAGGCCGGAAGCTGCCTTTCGGGCAGTGATCTGGCCATCGCCGGCATCATCATCGACCTGATCGACGAGGCCGGCTATTTCACCGGATCGCCGCTGGAACTGGCGCAGCGGCTGGGCGCGCCGCTGGTGCAGATCGAACATGTTCTGGGCGTGATCCAGACATTCGAGCCGACCGGCGTGGGTGCGCGCACGTTGGCCGAATGCATCGCGCTGCAGGCCAGGGAAGCCGACCGCTACGATCCGGCGATGGCCAAGCTGATTGCCAATCTCGACCTGCTGGCGCGCGGCGCCTTGCCGCAACTGCGGCGGATGTGCGGCGTCGATGAAGAAGACATGGCGGACATGATCCGCGAACTGCGCAGCTATGATCCGAAACCCGGTCAGCGTTTCGGCAGCGCGCGTATCCAGCCGGTGACGCCCGATCTGTTCGTCAAGCAGATGCGAGGCGGCTGGGCGATCGAGCTTAATTCCGCGACGCTGCCACGCGTGCTGCTCAATCGCAGCTATTATGTCGAACTGGCGAACGGCCCGCAGGACAAGGCCAGCAAGGCCTGGCTGGCCGATTGCCTTGCCAGCGCCAACTGGCTGGTCAAGGCACTCGACCAGCGCGCGCGGACGATCCTGAAGGTGGCGACCGAACTGGTGCAGCAGCAGGAGGCGTTCTTCACGCAAGGGGTGGAGCATCTGCGCCCGCTGACGCTGAAGACGGTCGCCGACGCGATCGGCATGCACGAATCGACCGTCAGCCGCGTGACGTCGAACAAATATCTGTCGTGCGATCGCGGGCTGTTCGAACTCAAATATTTCTTCACCAGCGCGATTCAGGCCGCCGACGGGGGGGATGCGGTATCGGCCGAAGCGGTGAAGAGCCATATCGCCAAGCTGATCGCCGCCGAAGGCGATGACATCTTGTCCGATGACAAGCTGGTGGACCTGCTGAAAGGGCGGGGCTTTGATATCGCGCGGCGCACCGTCGCCAAATATCGCGAGGCGCTGGGCCTGGGATCGTCGGTGCAGCGCCGCCGCCAGCGGGCGCTGTCGCAGCACGCGGCCTGA
- the lptB gene encoding LPS export ABC transporter ATP-binding protein — MSDTSTLERTGALPEADGIARGLSIVSIAKAYDKRQVLSDVSLDVARGEVVGLLGPNGAGKTTCFYSVMGLVKPDAGRILLDGQDITRLPMYRRAILGLGYLPQETSIFRGLTVEQNIMAVLEMVEPDKDVRRERLNTLLADFHIERLRTSPAMALSGGERRRCEIARALAADPSIMLLDEPFAGIDPISIADIRDLVKDLKRRDIGVLITDHNVRETLDIVDRACIIYDGRVLFSGSPAALVADENVRRLYLGEGFAL, encoded by the coding sequence ATGAGCGATACCAGCACCCTCGAACGAACCGGCGCCTTGCCCGAGGCGGATGGCATCGCACGGGGGCTTTCGATCGTCTCGATCGCCAAGGCGTATGATAAACGACAGGTGCTGTCGGACGTGTCGCTGGATGTGGCGCGGGGTGAAGTGGTCGGCCTGCTCGGCCCCAACGGCGCGGGCAAGACGACCTGCTTCTATTCGGTGATGGGGCTGGTGAAGCCCGATGCCGGGCGCATCCTGCTCGACGGGCAGGATATCACCCGCCTGCCGATGTACCGCCGCGCGATCCTGGGCCTGGGCTATCTGCCGCAGGAAACGTCGATCTTCCGCGGCCTGACCGTCGAACAGAATATCATGGCGGTGCTCGAAATGGTCGAGCCGGACAAGGATGTGCGCCGCGAACGGCTGAATACGCTCCTGGCCGATTTCCACATCGAACGGCTGCGCACGTCGCCGGCGATGGCGCTGTCGGGCGGCGAACGGCGGCGCTGCGAAATCGCCCGCGCGCTGGCGGCCGATCCATCGATCATGCTGCTGGACGAACCGTTCGCCGGGATCGATCCGATTTCGATCGCCGACATTCGCGATCTGGTGAAGGATCTCAAGCGCCGCGATATCGGCGTGCTGATCACCGATCATAATGTGCGGGAAACGCTGGATATCGTCGATCGCGCCTGCATCATCTATGACGGCCGCGTGCTATTTTCGGGCAGCCCGGCGGCGCTGGTCGCGGACGAAAATGTCCGCCGGCTCTATCTGGGCGAGGGTTTCGCCCTTTGA